The Pseudochaenichthys georgianus unplaced genomic scaffold, fPseGeo1.2 scaffold_308_arrow_ctg1, whole genome shotgun sequence genome has a segment encoding these proteins:
- the LOC117442138 gene encoding histone H3, whose product MSATFEMSNLYQPIVELQCHVYTFDQSASLPCLLWLYKRHRQVFYVTTFQQRTRFPLAMARTKQTARKSTGGKAPRKQLATKAARKSAPATGGVKKPHRYRPGTVALREIRRYQKSTELLIRKLPFQRLVREIAQDFKTDLRFQSSAVMALQESSEAYLVGLFEDTNLCAIHAKRVTIMPKDIQLARRIRGERA is encoded by the coding sequence ATGAGCGCGACATTTGAAATGTCCAATCTCTACCAACCAATAGTTGAGCTGCAGTGTCACGTGtatacatttgaccaatcagcgTCGTTGCCGTGCCTGCTCTGGCTATATAAGAGACACAGACAAGTCTTCTACGTTACTACTTTCCAACAGAGAACCAGATTCCCGCTAGCCATGGCAAGAACCAAGCAGACCGCCCGTAAATCCACCGGAGGAAAGGCTCCCAGGAAGCAGCTGGCCACCAAGGCTGCTCGTAAGAGCGCCCCGGCCACCGGCGGCGTGAAGAAGCCCCACCGTTACAGGCCCGGTACCGTGGCTCTGAGGGAGATCCGCCGCTACCAGAAGTCCACCGAGCTGCTGATCCGCAAGCTGCCCTTCCAGCGCCTGGTGAGGGAGATCGCTCAGGACTTCAAGACCGACCTGCGCTTCCAGAGCTCCGCCGTCATGGCTCTGCAGGAGTCCAGCGAGGCCTACCTGGTCGGCCTGTTCGAGGACACCAACCTTTGCGCCATCCACGCCAAGCGGGtgaccatcatgcccaaggacatccagctggcccgccgcatccgcggggagagggcttaa
- the LOC117442137 gene encoding histone H1-like — MAAEEAPTEVAVVVAAAAPAKAPAKSPKKKAAKPAKKVGPGAAELILKAVTASKDRKGISYIAVKKALAAQGYDLSHTTVHIKRAVKKLLESGVLVQVKGTGASGSFKAAEKPKKPAVAAAAAAAAAAAKKPAGKKPAAKKAVTPKKAPKKRATAAKKTPVKKITTKSPKKAAPKKAATPKKAVKKAVKPAVKAAKKAPARKSSRK, encoded by the coding sequence ATGGCCGCAGAAGAAGCTCCCACTGAAGTCGCCGTTGTCGTCGCCGCCGCCGCTCCGGCAAAGGCACCGGCCAAGTCCCCGAAGAAGAAGGCAGCCAAGCCGGCCAAGAAGGTTGGTCCCGGAGCCGCTGAGCTCATCTTGAAGGCGGTCACCGCCTCCAAGGACCGTAAAGGGATCTCTTACATCGCGGTGAAGAAGGCTCTGGCCGCTCAGGGCTACGACCTCTCACATACGACCGTTCACATTAAACGCGCCGTGAAGAAGTTACTAGAGAGTGGAGTCCTGGTGCAGGTCAAGGGAACCGGAGCCAGCGGCTCCTTCAAGGCCGCAGAGAAGCCCAAGAAGCCGGCAgtagcggcagcagcagcagcagcagcagcagcagcgaagAAACCCGCCGGTAAGAAGCCAGCAGCTAAGAAGGCAGTAACTCCCAAGAAGGCACCGAAGAAGCGTGCTACTGCTGCCAAGAAAACCCCCGTGAAGAAGATCACTACTAAGAGCCCGAAGAAGGCAGCACCCAAGAAGGCAGCGACCCCCAAGAAAGCTGTGAAGAAGGCGGTTAAACCAGCTgtcaaagcagcgaagaaggcaCCAGCCAGGAAATCATCGAGGAAGTAA
- the LOC117442121 gene encoding histone H1-like: MAAEQAPAEVAVVVVAAAAAAPPAKAPAKASAKAPAKAPAKSPKKKAAKPAKKVGPGASELILKEVTASKDRKGISYQALKKALAAQGYEHTAHIKRAVKRLLENGALVQVKGTGASGSFKAAKAAEKPKKAAKKPAAKAKKPAAAAKKPAAKKPAAKKPAAKKAVTPKKVAKKPATAAKKTPVKKITKSPKKKVAAKKAAPKKAVTPKKTVTPKKAVKKAVKPAVKAAKKAPARKSSRK; the protein is encoded by the coding sequence ATGGCCGCAGAACAAGCTCCCGCTGAAGTCGCCGTCGTCGTCgtcgccgccgccgccgccgctcCCCCGGCAAAGGCACCAGCAAAGGCATCAGCCAAGGCACCGGCAAAGGCACCAGCCAAGTCCCCGAAGAAGAAGGCAGCCAAGCCGGCCAAGAAGGTTGGTCCCGGAGCCTCTGAGCTGATCTTGAAAGAGGTCACCGCCTCCAAGGACCGTAAAGGGATCTCTTACCAGGCTCTGAAGAAGGCGCTGGCCGCTCAGGGCTACGAACACACCGCTCACATTAAACGCGCCGTGAAGAGGTTACTCGAGAATGGAGCCCTGGTGCAGGTCAAGGGAACCGGAGCCAGCGGCTCCTTCAAGGCAGCTAAGGCCGCCGAGAAGCCCAAGAAGGCAGCGAAGAAGCCCGCAGCCAAAGCCAAGAAGCCGGCAGCAGCAGCGAAGAAACCCGCCGCTAAGAAACCCGCCGCTAAGAAGCCAGCAGCCAAGAAGGCAGTAACTCCCAAGAAGGTAGCGAAGAAGCCTGCTACTGCTGCCAAGAAAACCCCCGTGAAGAAGATCACTAAGAGCCCGAAGAAGAAGGTggcggccaagaaggcagcacccAAGAAGGCAGTAACCCCCAAGAAGACAGTAACCCCCAAGAAAGCTGTGAAGAAGGCGGTTAAACCAGCTGTCAAGGCAGCGAAGAAGGCACCAGCCAGGAAATCATCGAGGAAGTAA
- the LOC117442169 gene encoding histone H2B 1.2-like: protein MPEAASVKAPKKGSKKAVTKTASKTGKKRRKSRKESYAIYVYKVMKQVHPDTGISSKAMGIMNCFVSDIFERIAGEASRLAHYNKRSTITSREIQTAVRLLLPGELAKHAVSEGTKAVTKYTSSK from the coding sequence ATGCCTGAAGCAGCCAGCGTGAAAGCGCCCAAGAAGGGCTCCAAGAAGGCGGTCACCAAGACCGCCAGCAAGACCGGCAAGAAGAGGAGGAAGTCCAGGAAGGAGAGCTACGCCATCTACGTGTACAAAGTGATGAAGCAGGTGCACCCCGACACCGGCATCTCCTCCAAGGCCATGGGCATCATGAACTGCTTCGTGAGCGACATCTTTGAGCGCATCGCCGGGGAGGCCTCCCGTCTGGCTCACTACAACAAGCGCTCCACCATCACCTCCAGGGAGATCCAGACCGCCGTCCGCCTGCTGCTGCCCGGAGAGCTGGCCAAGCACGCCGTGTCTGAGGGCACCAAGGCCGTGACCAAGTACACGAGCTCCAAGTAA
- the LOC117442113 gene encoding histone H4-like produces the protein FDTGWINANDVYSFIALPNRKEFELRDNIQGITKPAIRRLARRGGVKRISGLIYEETRGVLKVFLENVIRDAVTYTEHAKKKTVTAMDVVYALKRQGRTLYGFGG, from the coding sequence TTTGATACCGGCTGGATCAATGCAAATGATGTGTATTCCTTCATTGCACTGCCAAACAGAAAGGAGTTTGAACTCCGTGATAACATCCAGGGCATCACCAAGCCCGCCATCCGCCGTCTGGCTCGCCGCGGCGGAGTGAAGCGTATCTCCGGTCTGATCTACGAGGAGACCCGCGGTGTGCTGAAGGTGTTCCTGGAGAACGTGATCCGTGATGCCGTCACCTACACCGAGCACGCCAAGAAGAAGACGGTGACCGCCATGGATGTGGTGTACGCTCTGAAGAGGCAGGGCCGCACCCTGTACGGCTTCGGGGGATAA
- the LOC117442185 gene encoding histone H4 encodes MSGRGKGGKGLGKGGAKRHRKVLRDNIQGITKPAIRRLARRGGVKRISGLIYEETRGVLKVFLENVIRDAVTYTEHAKRKTVTAMDVVYALKRQGRTLYGFGG; translated from the coding sequence ATGTCTGGAAGAGGAAAGGGCGGAAAGGGACTCGGCAAAGGAGGCGCTAAGCGCCACCGCAAAGTGCTCCGTGATAACATCCAGGGCATCACCAAGCCCGCCATCCGCCGCCTGGCTCGCCGCGGCGGAGTGAAGCGTATCTCCGGTCTGATCTACGAGGAGACCCGCGGTGTGCTGAAGGTGTTCCTGGAGAACGTGATCCGTGATGCCGTCACCTACACCGAGCACGCCAAGAGGAAGACGGTGACCGCCATGGATGTGGTGTACGCGCTGAAGAGGCAGGGCCGCACCCTGTACGGCTTCGGGGGATAA
- the LOC117442152 gene encoding histone H2A-like, with product MSGRGKTGGKARAKAKTRSSRAGLQFPVGRVHRHLRKGNYAHRVGAGAPVYLAAVLEYLTAEILELAGNAARDNKKSRIIPRHLQLAVRNDEELNKLLGGVTIAQGGVLPNIQAVLLPKKTEKPAKK from the coding sequence ATGTCAGGACGAGGAAAGACCGGAGGAAAAGCCAGAGCGAAGGCCAAGACCCGCTCATCCCGGGCCGGGCTCCAGTTCCCCGTCGGCCGTGTCCACAGGCATCTGAGGAAGGGTAACTACGCCCATCGTGTCGGTGCCGGAGCCCCGGTGTACCTGGCCGCTGTGCTGGAGTACCTGACCGCTGAGATCCTGGAGCTGGCTGGAAACGCCGCCCGGGACAACAAGAAGTCCCGCATCATCCCCCGCCATCTGCAGCTCGCCGTCCGCAACGACGAGGAGCTGAACAAGCTGCTGGGAGGAGTGACCATCGCTCAGGGAGGCGTGCTGCCCAACATCCAGGCTGTGCTGCTGCCCAAGAAGACTGAGAAGCCCGCCAAGAAGTGA
- the LOC117442174 gene encoding histone H4, whose amino-acid sequence MSGRGKGGKGLGKGGAKRHRKVLRDNIQGITKPAIRRLARRGGVKRISGLIYEETRGVLKVFLENVIRDAVTYTEHAKRKTVTAMDVVYALKRQGRTLYGFGG is encoded by the coding sequence ATGTCTGGAAGAGGAAAGGGCGGAAAGGGACTCGGCAAAGGAGGCGCTAAGCGCCACCGCAAAGTGCTCCGTGATAACATCCAGGGCATCACCAAGCCCGCCATCCGCCGCCTGGCTCGCCGCGGCGGAGTGAAGCGTATCTCCGGTCTGATCTACGAGGAGACCCGCGGTGTGCTGAAGGTGTTCCTGGAGAACGTGATCCGTGATGCCGTCACCTACACCGAGCACGCCAAGAGGAAGACGGTGACCGCCATGGATGTGGTGTACGCTCTGAAGAGGCAGGGCCGCACCCTGTACGGCTTCGGGGGATAA